Genomic DNA from Providencia sp. PROV188:
GCACCGATATTCTGGTGGTGGATAACCTGAAAGATGGTACTAAGTTTGCCAACCTTGTTGACCTCGATATCGCCGATTACATGGATAAAGAAGACTTTATCGTGAGCGTTATTGCGGGTGATGATTTTGGCGATATTGACGCTGTTTTCCATGAAGGTGCTTGCTCATCCACCACTGAGTGGGATGGTAAGTATATGATGGATAATAACTATCAATTTTCTAAAGAACTGCTGCATTACTGTTTAGAACGTGAAATTCCTTTCCTGTATGCCTCTTCCGCAGCGACATACGGCGGACGTAGCGATAATTTCATCGAAGAACGTGAATTTGAAAAACCACTGAACGTATACGGCTACTCTAAATTCCAATTCGACCAATATGTCCGCAGCATCATGCCTGAAGCTCAGTCTCAAGTGTGTGGCTTCCGCTATTTCAACGTTTATGGACCAAATGAAAACCATAAAGGCAGCATGGCGAGCGTGGCTTACCACTTAAACAAACAAATTAATGAAGGGCAAACCCCGAAACTGTTTGAAGGAAGCGACACTTTCCGCCGTGATTTCATCTACGTTGGCGATGTGGCAGCGGTGAATTTATGGTTCTGGGAAAATAATGTTTCTGGCATTTTCAACTGTGGTACAGGTCGCGCGGAATCATTCCAAGCCGTTGCCGATGCCGTCACTGAATTCCATAAAGATAAAAATGTGTCTATCGAATACATTGAATTCCCTGAGAAATTAAAAGGTCGCTACCAAAGCTTCACTCAGGCGGATCTGACTAAATTACGTGCCGCAGGTTACACCGCACCGTTTAAAACCGTTGCTGAAGGCGTAACCGAATATATGCAATGGCTGAATAAAGACGCGTAATCGTCTTTTATGAAAACAGTGCCTATGAAAACAGTACCTATGAAAATTGAGCCTATGAAAATATTAGTAATTGGCCCCTCATGGGTAGGGGATATGATGATGTCTCAGAGCCTTTATCGTACGATCAAGGCGCTGCATCCTCATGCTCAGATAGATGTGATGGCACCGGATTGGTGCCGTCCGTTATTGGCGAAAATGCCCGAAGTGTCTGAAGCGATTTCCATGCCATTAGGCCATGGAAAGCTCGAAATTGGCGAACGTCGTCAATTAGGCATCAATTTGCGGAAAAATGGGTACGATCAGGCGATTGTTTTACCTAATTCCTTGAAATCTGCTCTGGTGCCGTTCTTTGCTAAAATCGCCAAAAGAACGGGGTGGCGTGGTGAAATGCGTTATGGGCTGCTCAATGATTTACGCCCATTAGATAAACAAGCATTTCCGCTGATGGTGCAACGCTACGTAGCATTGGCGTATGACAAGCAGCTCATCAAATCTGCCAATGATATTCCCGCCCCAATTCTATGGCCTAGGTTAGTCACTGATAAACAACAAGTTAGTGATACTATTAGTCAATTTAATATTGATTTTTCTCGCCCAATTATTGGTTTCTGCCCAGGCGCTGAATTTGGTCCTGCAAAACGTTGGCCACACTATCACTATGCAGCGTTAGCTCAAAAACTAATCAGCGAGCAAGGCTACCAAGTCCTGTTATTTGGCTCTCAAAAAGACCATGAAGCAGGCGAAGAAATCCGCCAAAGTTTGACTGACGACGCTCGTCATTACTGCCTCAATTTCGCAGGAAAAACGTCGTTAGAACAAGCCGTTAATCTTATTGACGCTTGCCAAGCCGTAGTGAGTAATGATTCTGGCTTAATGCATGTGGCTGCAGCTCTCGATAAGCCGTTAGTCGCACTATATGGCCCAAGCAGCCCTGACTTTACCCCACCACTGTCCGATAAAGCGGAAGTGATCCGGCTGATAACGGGTTACCACAAAGTACGTAAAGGTGACGGCGAAAGTGGCTATCACCAGAGCTTAATTGATATTCAACCGCAAATGGTACTGGATGCCCTCACGCGTTTAAATATAGGTATTAAATAATGAGAGTGTTATTAGTAAAAACATCATCTATGGGAGATGTTTTGCACTCTCTGCCTGCATTAACCGATGCGCAGGCAGCAATACCGAATATTCAATTTGATTGGGTCGTCGAAGAGGGGTTTGCTCAAATCCCTACATGGCATAGTGCGGTGAATAAAGTCATCCCTGTGGCAATCCGTCGCTGGCGAAAAAATTGGTTTGCTGCGCCAATTCGTGCTGAACGTGCGGCATTTCGTCGCCAACTACAGGAAATCCACTACGATGCAGTGATTGATGCGCAAGGGTTACTTAAGAGTGCGTTGCTAGTCACTCGCCTTGCTCTCGGTTCTAAACATGGTTATGACCGCCATAGTATCCGCGAGCCGATTGCTAGCTTCTTCTACGACCATCGTTATTCCATTAGTAAACAGCAACATGCGGTAGAACGTATTCGCCAATTATTTGCTAAAAGCCTCGGGTACACTTGCCCTAGAACCCAAGGCGATTACGCGATTGCTCGCCATTTCTTGCAATCTGCCGACGAAACCGAAGCGCCCTATGTGCTGTTTTTGCACTCCACAACCCGCGACGATAAGCATTGGCCTGAGTCTCATTGGCGTGAACTGATTCAGTTAATGAAGGAAACTGGGCTGAGAGTGAAGCTCCCTTGGGGTGCAGAGCATGAGCATCAACGAGCGATGAGGCTAGCTGAGGGTTTTGATTTTGTTGAAGTTTTACCAAAATTAACGCTGGCACAAGTCGCGCAACAGATTGCGGATGCAAAAGCAGTGGTTTCTGTCGATACCGGCTTAAGCCATTTAACCGCTGCGTTGGATAAACCGAATTTTACGCTGTTTGGTCCAACAAACCCCGGTTTAATTGGTGGTTATGGAAAAGACCAAAATGAGATAAAAAGCGTAGATAATAGAATGGATAGCATTAAAGCTGATGTGGTCTTCCAACAACTGTGCACCGAGTTATAGCCCACTCAGAGTATTATCTAAAGCCTATCTCCCATAATAATTAAGCGGTCATTTGACCGCTTAATTATTTTTTTCACTGTATAAAAGATTTATTTTTTCTCTGGGGCAATAAACCCAAAACACATGGTTTTCGGCTCAGCATCCGGTTCAGAGCGATAAATTACATCTTCTTTTTCGATCGTAAATTGTGGCCAGAATTTACGCACTTTAGCGAAATCTTCGTGGGCACAATCGTCATATTTTCGCCCTAATAAAATAGCACCGTGCTCACGAATTTCTGCTTCGGTAATCTCACGGTTATACACATTCGGCGGCATATGATTTTCTAGCGTCCAAGGCTGGATAACATGCGGTCTATCTTGGGCATAGATAATAAACCATTGATGTAGGTTATCCTCACCGCCAACATATTTGACTGGCGTTCCGTAACGTTGATACCAGCGCTGTTCACCTTCAGCAATTAAGGTTTTCACGCCAATAAACTTCTGACCTGCTCCTCGAATATTCCCAGCTTGAACAATGAGATAGCCCGATACCATTAAGACACCAACAACGGCTAAGCCAATTAATGGTTTTTTCAGTGACTTTTTCGGCATTACAGTGATTGAGCCGACAAATAAAGGCGCACAGGCCATCATAAATGGCTGTAACCACTCAGTAATTCGCCCACCATCATGGAACGAGAACCAACCGTAAATCACGGCTAATGGAAATAAAATAATGAAGTTTGCCATGCGGTTCGATAAGGCTTTCGGCCAACCGATTTTTCCGCCACAGCAATATAAGATAATTGCTGCGATAATCAGCGGGTAAAACACACTTAACGCAGCTTCCGTGGTATGTAAGTTAAAACCGGGGTCAATTTGCGAATCTACCCATTTAAAGGCTGAAAAATCACTCGCCATCAACCAGAAGAAGTTTGGCAAGATCATCGAAAACCACAGTGCTATCGCTAAATAAAACACCGGATGGCGATAGCTTTGGCGCGCTTGTTTCACAAAAAGGGTGAGTAAGAAAACGGAGCCGACTAAAGCAAGCGTGGAGTATTTCCCCATTGTTGCCAGACCGGTCACTAAAGCAAAAGGTAGCCACCACAGTGGGTTATCTTCGACGGCACGCAGAAATAAGTAAATCACCCAAGGCCAGAATGTCACTAAAATATAGTTATCATTATAAGGAATAATATCGAAATTAATGACGCCTGATAAATTCATCATCAGCATCGCAAACCATGCAAGGTCACGGCGCCCTGTTAACCGATAGGCAAGTTTCCATACCCCAAGTAACCCAAATCCAATACCGATAAAATGGCTTAAATACCAATAGAAACTATAAGAAATTCCCAAATGGATGGCAGGCCACATCATCGTACCGACAAACCACGGATTTTTTGGGGAGCCCCACTCACCATTCATTCCCCAGTTAACGGCTTCGACCGTATCGTAAGGAACGGTCGGGTCAAAAAAGAAACTCGCAAGGATCCAGGCAATGGCATAGCCAATGATCCAAAGATACACATACTTATTTGAAGTTGGTTGATTGGTTGTCGGCATTCTTTTTTCAGCGAAATTTATCAATAAAGTTAAAGGGAAATACGCATTATTTTACGTCAAGCTTGTAGAGTGCTACCTCTCGCTCGGCTGAGTATGCAAAAACGTGACTGGGTAGTTTACTATAGTTTAAACAAAATAATCAGAAATGAGAGAAATTGTTATTACTCATTATAGTAATATTCAAGTTATCAATATTTTGCTGAATATTACTGTTCTCTAGGAGGTAAATAAGGCTGCAACAATTTAAGTAAACGCTGCAATGCACCTTGGTTTTCATGTAATACTTCTGCGGCATGTCGACCATAATACAGTCGATAATCTTCATCGGATAGCAGGCTCGTGACGGCTTGAGCCAGTGATTCGCTGTCCGTCACAGTGATCAACCCATCTGCTTGGGTTAATTTCGCGCAAATATCTTTAAAATTAAAGGTATGTGGTCCCATCAAAACAGGTAACGCATGCGCAGCTGCTTCAAGTGGATTATGACCGCCCGTTTCAACTAAGCTCCCGCCAACGAAAGCAATATCTGCAATTCCGTACAGCAACATCAATTCCCCCATCGTATCGCCAATAACCACTTGGGTTTCTAGAGATGGGATAACGCCACTACTACGACGAATGAAGCTTAGCCCTGCTTTTTGCGTCAACTCTTCCGCTTTTACGAAACGTTCTGGATGCCTTGGAACTAAAATGAGTAATAAATTGGGAAATTTTTTCAACAACTGTTGGTGAGTTTGTAAAACAATGGCTTCTTCACCTTCATGGGTGCTTGTCGCAATCCATACAGGGCGATGTGCGGCCCACTGCCTGCGTAAGGTAATCGCTTTAACAGCCAATTCAGGGGTAACGGAAATATCAAATTTTAAGCTTCCCGTCACTTCTAACTGCTTACGTCTTAACCCTAATTGAATAAAACGTTCACCATCTTCTTGATGCTGAGCTGCCACCATCGTGACATTTTGCAGCATACGCTTCACAAAGCTACCAAGCTTTTGATAACCCGCAGCAGAGCGTTCAGATAACCGAGCATTCGCGATAACTAATGGAATATTACGCTTATGCAATTGGTTGATCATATTTGGCCAGAGTTCTGTTTCCATAATAATCACCAGTTTAGGATCAACTTGATTAAGGAAACGGCTCATTGAGCCTGGTAAATCATAAG
This window encodes:
- the rfaD gene encoding ADP-glyceromanno-heptose 6-epimerase, encoding MIVVTGGAGFIGSNIIKALNEMGRTDILVVDNLKDGTKFANLVDLDIADYMDKEDFIVSVIAGDDFGDIDAVFHEGACSSTTEWDGKYMMDNNYQFSKELLHYCLEREIPFLYASSAATYGGRSDNFIEEREFEKPLNVYGYSKFQFDQYVRSIMPEAQSQVCGFRYFNVYGPNENHKGSMASVAYHLNKQINEGQTPKLFEGSDTFRRDFIYVGDVAAVNLWFWENNVSGIFNCGTGRAESFQAVADAVTEFHKDKNVSIEYIEFPEKLKGRYQSFTQADLTKLRAAGYTAPFKTVAEGVTEYMQWLNKDA
- the rfaF gene encoding ADP-heptose--LPS heptosyltransferase RfaF; the protein is MKILVIGPSWVGDMMMSQSLYRTIKALHPHAQIDVMAPDWCRPLLAKMPEVSEAISMPLGHGKLEIGERRQLGINLRKNGYDQAIVLPNSLKSALVPFFAKIAKRTGWRGEMRYGLLNDLRPLDKQAFPLMVQRYVALAYDKQLIKSANDIPAPILWPRLVTDKQQVSDTISQFNIDFSRPIIGFCPGAEFGPAKRWPHYHYAALAQKLISEQGYQVLLFGSQKDHEAGEEIRQSLTDDARHYCLNFAGKTSLEQAVNLIDACQAVVSNDSGLMHVAAALDKPLVALYGPSSPDFTPPLSDKAEVIRLITGYHKVRKGDGESGYHQSLIDIQPQMVLDALTRLNIGIK
- the rfaC gene encoding lipopolysaccharide heptosyltransferase RfaC; this translates as MRVLLVKTSSMGDVLHSLPALTDAQAAIPNIQFDWVVEEGFAQIPTWHSAVNKVIPVAIRRWRKNWFAAPIRAERAAFRRQLQEIHYDAVIDAQGLLKSALLVTRLALGSKHGYDRHSIREPIASFFYDHRYSISKQQHAVERIRQLFAKSLGYTCPRTQGDYAIARHFLQSADETEAPYVLFLHSTTRDDKHWPESHWRELIQLMKETGLRVKLPWGAEHEHQRAMRLAEGFDFVEVLPKLTLAQVAQQIADAKAVVSVDTGLSHLTAALDKPNFTLFGPTNPGLIGGYGKDQNEIKSVDNRMDSIKADVVFQQLCTEL
- a CDS encoding ArnT family glycosyltransferase is translated as MPTTNQPTSNKYVYLWIIGYAIAWILASFFFDPTVPYDTVEAVNWGMNGEWGSPKNPWFVGTMMWPAIHLGISYSFYWYLSHFIGIGFGLLGVWKLAYRLTGRRDLAWFAMLMMNLSGVINFDIIPYNDNYILVTFWPWVIYLFLRAVEDNPLWWLPFALVTGLATMGKYSTLALVGSVFLLTLFVKQARQSYRHPVFYLAIALWFSMILPNFFWLMASDFSAFKWVDSQIDPGFNLHTTEAALSVFYPLIIAAIILYCCGGKIGWPKALSNRMANFIILFPLAVIYGWFSFHDGGRITEWLQPFMMACAPLFVGSITVMPKKSLKKPLIGLAVVGVLMVSGYLIVQAGNIRGAGQKFIGVKTLIAEGEQRWYQRYGTPVKYVGGEDNLHQWFIIYAQDRPHVIQPWTLENHMPPNVYNREITEAEIREHGAILLGRKYDDCAHEDFAKVRKFWPQFTIEKEDVIYRSEPDAEPKTMCFGFIAPEKK
- the waaA gene encoding lipid IV(A) 3-deoxy-D-manno-octulosonic acid transferase; the encoded protein is MLLRVYQVLLYLIQPLIWIRLLLRSRKAPAYRKRWGERYGFCGGKVVPKGILLHSVSVGETLAAVPLVRALRHHYPSLPITVTTMTPTGSERVQSAFGDDISHVYLPYDLPGSMSRFLNQVDPKLVIIMETELWPNMINQLHKRNIPLVIANARLSERSAAGYQKLGSFVKRMLQNVTMVAAQHQEDGERFIQLGLRRKQLEVTGSLKFDISVTPELAVKAITLRRQWAAHRPVWIATSTHEGEEAIVLQTHQQLLKKFPNLLLILVPRHPERFVKAEELTQKAGLSFIRRSSGVIPSLETQVVIGDTMGELMLLYGIADIAFVGGSLVETGGHNPLEAAAHALPVLMGPHTFNFKDICAKLTQADGLITVTDSESLAQAVTSLLSDEDYRLYYGRHAAEVLHENQGALQRLLKLLQPYLPPREQ